From the Burkholderia ubonensis genome, one window contains:
- a CDS encoding sigma-54 interaction domain-containing protein produces the protein MIVVDPDYRILAANGAYRRQFGVAGVEHVGRHCYRVSHHYDVPCDQAGEHCPMKQALESRGADRVLHIHHTPRGPEHVDVELRPIFDAAGDVIAYVERLTTLKSASAQPSAQGLVGGSDAFNAALGALQRVAPSLLPVLLLGESGTGKELFARALHEASARAMGPFVVVDCSGIAETLFESELFGYEKGAFTGAAARKPGLVETAQGGTLFLDEIGDVPLPMQVKLLRLIESGTFRRVGGVETLRADFRLVAATHKPLRAMIDDGRFRQDLYYRINAFPIHLPALRERHGDVALLAASILRRIANARAGAGDALAAPHTLTDAARACLDAYAWPGNIRELRNVLERACLFADDGTIRVEHLPAELVAASALPHDAQRAASPPSDAELLRIASGFVGTRKALAERAGLSERTLYRRLKALGLGARGDD, from the coding sequence ATGATCGTGGTCGACCCCGACTACCGGATCCTTGCGGCGAACGGCGCGTACCGGCGGCAGTTCGGCGTCGCGGGCGTCGAGCACGTGGGCCGGCATTGCTACCGCGTGTCGCATCACTACGACGTGCCGTGCGACCAGGCGGGCGAGCACTGCCCGATGAAGCAGGCGCTCGAGTCGCGCGGCGCCGACCGCGTGCTGCATATCCATCACACGCCGCGCGGCCCCGAGCACGTCGACGTCGAGCTGCGCCCGATCTTCGATGCGGCGGGCGACGTGATCGCGTACGTCGAGCGGCTGACGACGCTGAAGAGCGCGTCCGCGCAGCCGAGCGCGCAAGGGCTCGTCGGCGGCTCGGACGCGTTCAACGCGGCGCTCGGCGCGCTGCAGCGCGTCGCGCCGTCGCTGCTGCCGGTGCTGCTGCTCGGCGAGTCGGGCACCGGCAAGGAACTGTTCGCGCGGGCGCTGCACGAGGCGAGCGCGCGGGCGATGGGGCCGTTCGTCGTGGTCGATTGCTCGGGGATCGCCGAGACGCTGTTCGAAAGCGAGCTGTTCGGCTACGAGAAGGGTGCGTTTACGGGCGCGGCGGCGCGCAAGCCTGGCCTCGTCGAAACCGCGCAGGGCGGCACGCTGTTTCTCGACGAGATCGGCGACGTGCCGTTGCCGATGCAGGTGAAGCTGCTGCGGCTGATCGAGTCGGGCACGTTCCGGCGCGTCGGCGGCGTCGAGACGCTGCGCGCGGATTTCCGGCTGGTCGCCGCCACCCACAAGCCGCTGCGCGCGATGATCGACGACGGCCGGTTCCGGCAGGATCTCTATTACCGGATCAACGCGTTTCCGATCCACCTGCCGGCGTTGCGCGAGCGGCACGGCGACGTCGCGCTGCTGGCCGCGTCGATCCTGCGGCGGATCGCGAACGCGCGCGCCGGCGCGGGCGACGCGCTCGCCGCGCCGCACACGCTGACCGACGCCGCGCGCGCGTGCCTCGACGCCTATGCATGGCCCGGCAACATCCGCGAATTGCGCAACGTGCTCGAACGCGCATGCCTGTTCGCGGACGACGGCACGATCCGCGTCGAGCACCTGCCTGCCGAACTCGTCGCGGCGTCGGCATTGCCGCACGACGCGCAGCGTGCGGCCAGCCCGCCGAGCGACGCGGAACTGCTGCGGATCGCGAGCGGATTCGTCGGGACGCGCAAGGCGCTGGCCGAGCGCGCGGGGCTGAGCGAGCGCACGCTGTACCGCCGGCTGAAGGCGCTGGGGCTCGGCGCGCGCGGCGACGATTGA
- a CDS encoding sulfite exporter TauE/SafE family protein, with translation MLISLVLGGIVGAVLGLTGAGGGILAVPALVVGMGWPMQQATPVALVAVAGSAALGALEGFRHGLVRYRAAFLMAAAGVPLTTLGVRLAHVLPQRVLLALFAATMLVVAGRLLRQALRTPGGAVQASPLCVGRVNPDTGRLVWSWPAGVALASTGAVTGLMTGLLGVGGGFVIVPMLRKFTDVSMHGIVATSLMVIALVGTGGVFATLAAGTHAPLDVTLWFTVATALGMVVGRAASRHLSARHVQAGFAIVLVCVALGLLAKAAFSA, from the coding sequence ATGCTGATCTCTCTCGTGCTGGGCGGCATCGTCGGCGCCGTGCTCGGGCTCACGGGCGCGGGCGGCGGCATTCTCGCCGTGCCCGCGCTCGTCGTCGGGATGGGCTGGCCGATGCAGCAGGCGACCCCGGTCGCGCTCGTCGCGGTGGCCGGCAGCGCCGCGCTCGGCGCGCTCGAAGGCTTTCGCCACGGCCTCGTGCGCTATCGCGCGGCGTTCCTGATGGCCGCGGCCGGCGTGCCGCTCACGACACTCGGCGTGCGGCTCGCGCACGTGCTGCCGCAACGCGTGCTGCTCGCGCTGTTCGCGGCGACGATGCTGGTCGTCGCCGGCCGGCTGCTGCGGCAGGCGCTGCGCACGCCTGGCGGCGCCGTGCAGGCTTCGCCGCTGTGCGTCGGCCGCGTGAACCCCGACACCGGCCGGCTCGTCTGGTCGTGGCCGGCCGGTGTCGCGCTCGCGTCGACCGGCGCGGTGACCGGCCTCATGACGGGCCTGCTCGGCGTCGGCGGCGGCTTCGTGATCGTGCCGATGCTGCGCAAGTTCACCGACGTATCGATGCACGGGATCGTCGCGACATCGCTGATGGTGATCGCACTGGTCGGCACGGGCGGCGTGTTCGCGACGCTCGCCGCCGGCACGCACGCGCCGCTCGACGTGACGCTGTGGTTCACCGTCGCGACGGCGCTCGGCATGGTAGTCGGGCGCGCCGCCTCGCGGCACCTGTCCGCGCGCCACGTGCAGGCCGGCTTCGCGATCGTGCTCGTGTGCGTGGCGCTCGGCCTGCTCGCGAAGGCCGCGTTCAGCGCATAA
- a CDS encoding ABC transporter permease subunit, with protein sequence MTAFKSLLNWPVRRFNLTGRTAVVAGPFTWLVLFFLVPFVLVVKISFAELQLGIPPYSELATYADGVVHIALNLSHYAFLLTDSLYFATYVNSVLVAAITTLLCLLIGYPMAYYIARSNPATRNILMMGVMLPFWTSFLIRVYAWIGILKNNGLLNNFLMAIGVIHTPIELYRTNYAVYIGMVYSYLPFLVMPLYAHLVKMDLRLLEAAYDLGAKPWKAFVQITLPLSKNGIIAGCLLVFIPAVGEYVIPELLGGANTLMIGRVMWNEFFNNADWPMASAVTCAMVLLLLVPMAMFQRFQAKEQEGRRQ encoded by the coding sequence ATGACCGCGTTCAAGTCCCTGCTCAACTGGCCGGTGAGGCGCTTCAACCTGACCGGCCGCACCGCGGTCGTCGCCGGCCCGTTCACGTGGCTCGTGCTGTTCTTCCTCGTGCCGTTCGTGCTGGTCGTCAAGATCAGCTTCGCGGAGCTGCAGCTCGGCATCCCGCCGTACTCGGAGCTCGCGACGTACGCCGACGGCGTCGTGCACATCGCGCTGAACTTGTCGCACTACGCGTTCCTGCTGACCGACAGCCTGTACTTCGCGACCTACGTGAACTCGGTGCTGGTGGCCGCGATCACGACGCTGCTGTGCCTGCTGATCGGCTATCCGATGGCGTACTACATCGCGCGCTCGAATCCGGCCACTCGCAACATCCTGATGATGGGCGTGATGCTGCCGTTCTGGACGTCGTTCCTGATCCGCGTGTATGCGTGGATCGGCATCCTGAAGAACAACGGCCTCCTGAACAACTTCCTGATGGCGATCGGCGTGATCCATACGCCGATCGAGCTGTACCGCACGAACTACGCGGTCTACATCGGGATGGTGTACTCGTACCTGCCGTTCCTCGTGATGCCGCTCTATGCGCACCTCGTGAAGATGGACCTGCGCCTACTCGAAGCCGCGTACGACCTCGGCGCCAAGCCGTGGAAGGCGTTCGTGCAGATCACGCTGCCGCTGTCGAAGAACGGGATCATCGCGGGCTGCCTGCTGGTGTTCATCCCGGCGGTCGGCGAATACGTGATTCCGGAATTGCTCGGCGGCGCGAATACGCTGATGATCGGCCGCGTGATGTGGAACGAGTTCTTCAACAACGCCGACTGGCCGATGGCTTCCGCGGTCACCTGCGCGATGGTGCTGCTGCTGCTCGTGCCGATGGCGATGTTCCAGCGTTTCCAGGCGAAAGAGCAGGAGGGCCGCCGTCAATGA
- a CDS encoding MerR family transcriptional regulator, whose product MRLKVGELAKRSGLTVRTLHHYHAIGLLTPSARADNGYRLYDRDDIARLHQIQALRRFGLSLAEIGDYLNQPGAPLVDLVAKQITLLDRQIEQSAQLRERLVRLHAQLAEGTEPELADWLTTLELMTVYDKYFSEEELARMPMYRKSQTGDAEWIALVADVRALYDAGVPPEDERVRALADRWMTLLVRDTNNDPRLLAKLNLMHEREPSLQAQIGISTALRDYVLRAVAETKMRIFEKYLAPDEIRFMRAHYGERAMEWPQLMADVRDAIDAGARPDSPEARALARRWLDLFRSYAGDDPATHAKFRHAMMNEPALTKDAWADETLLGFMRQAMAQLQTARH is encoded by the coding sequence ATGCGACTGAAAGTGGGAGAACTGGCGAAACGCAGCGGGCTGACCGTCCGCACGCTTCATCACTATCACGCGATCGGTCTGCTGACGCCTTCGGCGCGCGCCGACAACGGCTACCGGCTGTACGACCGCGACGACATCGCCCGGCTCCACCAGATCCAGGCCCTGCGTCGCTTCGGACTGTCGCTCGCCGAAATCGGCGACTACCTGAACCAGCCCGGCGCCCCGCTCGTCGACCTCGTCGCGAAGCAGATCACGCTGCTCGACCGTCAGATCGAACAGAGCGCGCAGTTGCGCGAGCGGCTCGTGCGCCTGCACGCGCAGCTCGCCGAAGGCACGGAGCCGGAACTGGCCGATTGGCTCACCACACTGGAGTTGATGACCGTGTACGACAAATATTTCTCCGAGGAAGAACTCGCGCGCATGCCGATGTACCGCAAGAGCCAGACCGGCGACGCGGAATGGATCGCGCTCGTCGCCGACGTGCGCGCGCTATACGACGCGGGCGTGCCGCCCGAGGACGAGCGCGTGCGCGCGCTCGCCGACCGCTGGATGACGCTGCTCGTGCGCGACACGAACAACGACCCGCGCCTGCTGGCGAAGCTGAACCTGATGCACGAACGCGAGCCGTCGCTGCAGGCGCAGATCGGCATTTCGACCGCGTTGCGCGACTACGTGCTGCGCGCGGTGGCCGAAACGAAGATGCGGATCTTCGAGAAGTACCTCGCGCCGGACGAGATCCGCTTCATGCGCGCGCATTACGGCGAGCGTGCGATGGAATGGCCGCAGCTGATGGCCGACGTGCGCGACGCGATCGACGCGGGCGCGCGGCCCGATTCGCCCGAGGCCCGCGCGCTCGCGCGGCGCTGGCTCGACCTGTTCCGCAGCTATGCGGGCGACGATCCGGCCACGCACGCGAAATTCCGCCACGCGATGATGAACGAGCCGGCGCTGACGAAGGACGCGTGGGCCGACGAGACGCTGCTCGGCTTCATGCGGCAGGCGATGGCGCAGTTGCAGACGGCCCGGCATTGA
- a CDS encoding ABC transporter ATP-binding protein: MNSQSSAPVASAPSFVSSSGAGSRAENFVQIIDVVKKFGETEAVRSVNLTVRKGELFALLGSSGCGKSTLLRMLAGLETVTSGKILIDGEDLAQMPPYKRPVNMMFQSYALFPHMTVEANVAFGLKQEGVPKAELKERVHAALELVQMGKFAKRKPHQLSGGQQQRVALARSLVKRPKLLLLDEPMSALDKQIRQRTQIELVNILNKVGVTCIMVTHDQEEAMTMANRLAVMSEGQIVQIGSPNEVYEYPNTRFSAEFIGSTNLFDGVTVEDEPDHVFIESPGLPCRLYVNHGITGPLGMPVSVSVRPERIALTRKPPEGAFNWAHGRISNVAYMGGYSLYHVKLDGGKTVIANVSSLAISELETPSLGDEIYVRWSASAGVVLTS, from the coding sequence ATGAATAGCCAGTCGAGTGCGCCGGTTGCGAGCGCGCCGTCCTTCGTTTCCTCGTCCGGCGCCGGTTCGCGCGCCGAAAACTTTGTCCAGATCATCGACGTCGTCAAGAAATTCGGCGAGACCGAAGCGGTGCGCAGCGTCAACCTGACGGTGCGCAAAGGCGAGCTGTTCGCGCTGCTCGGCAGCTCGGGCTGCGGCAAGTCGACGCTGTTGCGGATGCTCGCCGGCCTCGAGACGGTCACGTCGGGCAAGATCCTGATCGACGGCGAGGACCTCGCGCAGATGCCGCCGTACAAGCGGCCCGTGAACATGATGTTCCAGTCGTATGCGCTGTTCCCGCACATGACGGTCGAGGCGAACGTCGCGTTCGGCCTGAAGCAGGAAGGCGTGCCGAAGGCCGAGCTGAAGGAGCGCGTGCATGCGGCGCTCGAGCTCGTGCAGATGGGCAAGTTCGCGAAGCGCAAGCCGCACCAGCTGTCGGGCGGCCAGCAGCAGCGCGTCGCGCTCGCGCGCTCGCTCGTCAAGCGCCCGAAGCTGCTGCTGCTCGACGAGCCGATGTCGGCGCTCGACAAGCAGATCCGCCAGCGCACGCAGATCGAGCTCGTCAACATCCTCAACAAGGTCGGCGTCACCTGCATCATGGTCACGCACGACCAGGAAGAGGCGATGACGATGGCGAACCGGCTCGCGGTGATGAGCGAAGGCCAGATCGTCCAGATCGGCTCGCCGAACGAAGTCTACGAGTATCCGAACACGCGTTTCTCGGCCGAGTTCATCGGCTCGACCAACCTGTTCGACGGCGTCACCGTCGAGGACGAGCCCGACCACGTGTTCATCGAGTCGCCGGGCCTGCCGTGCCGGCTGTACGTGAACCACGGCATCACCGGCCCGCTCGGCATGCCGGTCTCGGTGTCGGTGCGCCCCGAGCGCATCGCGCTGACGCGCAAGCCGCCCGAAGGCGCGTTCAACTGGGCGCACGGCCGGATCTCGAACGTCGCGTACATGGGCGGGTATTCGCTGTATCACGTGAAGCTCGACGGCGGCAAGACCGTGATCGCGAACGTGTCGAGCCTCGCGATCTCGGAGCTCGAGACGCCGTCGCTCGGCGACGAGATCTACGTGCGCTGGAGCGCATCGGCGGGCGTGGTGCTGACCTCATGA
- a CDS encoding efflux transporter outer membrane subunit, with protein sequence MELSMNLMTNTARALAAAGLAGALAGCAWFAPSGEPPAMPSPAHYGATPQAEQTVAAQGVAQHFEVGAQPVPDWWTQYRSDALNALVDEGLRNSPTLSAAAHTLNAAREQLRAQIGSSMLPSIDAGGQAARQRALGVPIPALGAPTLLYDTFVGQLQARYTIDLFGASRFANRALAKRVDVSAFQLESARRALAANIVVASVTSSVLGAQIDTTERLVALADAQARDAERRYALGAASRSDALNARQSAQTLAAGLPALRQQRDSARHALAVLVGRTPDQPPADLALADLHLPAQVPVVVPSDLLRSRPDVRAADAALQAAAAEVGVATAQLFPQLSLSASMGQGGFNWPAMLSGAGAIWSIGASLSQPIFHGGALLAQRRAAKESYAAAVDQYKQTVLTAFQDVADSLAALEHDAQALDASERAALAARGAYDDAAARVRLGALPPSASRASELQYRNARLDEIRATGARLADTARLYQAMGTPPVGTAAGRQARAAIPHAPNAPDAPPSPQ encoded by the coding sequence ATGGAGCTGTCGATGAATCTGATGACGAACACCGCGCGCGCGCTCGCGGCCGCGGGCCTCGCCGGCGCGCTCGCGGGCTGCGCGTGGTTCGCGCCGAGCGGCGAGCCGCCGGCGATGCCGTCGCCCGCGCACTACGGCGCGACGCCGCAAGCCGAGCAGACGGTCGCGGCGCAAGGCGTCGCGCAGCATTTCGAAGTCGGCGCGCAGCCGGTGCCCGACTGGTGGACGCAGTACCGCTCCGACGCGCTGAACGCGCTCGTCGACGAAGGGCTGCGCAACAGCCCGACGCTCAGCGCCGCCGCGCACACGCTGAACGCCGCGCGCGAGCAGCTGCGCGCGCAGATCGGCAGCTCGATGCTGCCGTCGATCGACGCGGGCGGCCAGGCCGCGCGCCAGCGTGCGCTCGGCGTGCCGATTCCCGCGCTCGGCGCGCCGACGCTGCTGTACGACACGTTCGTCGGCCAGCTCCAGGCGCGCTACACGATCGACCTGTTCGGCGCGTCGCGCTTCGCGAACCGGGCGCTCGCCAAGCGCGTCGACGTCAGCGCGTTCCAGCTCGAATCCGCGCGCCGCGCGCTCGCCGCGAACATCGTCGTCGCGTCGGTCACGAGCTCGGTGCTCGGCGCGCAGATCGACACGACCGAACGGCTCGTCGCGCTCGCCGACGCGCAGGCGCGCGACGCGGAGCGCCGCTACGCGCTCGGCGCCGCGTCGCGCAGCGATGCGCTCAACGCGCGGCAGAGCGCGCAGACGCTCGCGGCCGGCCTGCCCGCGCTGCGCCAGCAGCGCGACTCGGCGCGCCATGCGCTCGCGGTGCTGGTCGGCCGCACGCCGGACCAGCCGCCCGCCGACCTCGCGCTCGCCGACCTGCATCTGCCCGCGCAGGTGCCGGTCGTGGTGCCGTCCGACCTGCTGAGGAGCCGGCCCGACGTCCGCGCGGCCGACGCGGCGCTGCAGGCCGCCGCGGCCGAGGTCGGCGTCGCGACAGCGCAGTTGTTCCCGCAGTTGTCGCTGTCGGCGTCGATGGGGCAAGGCGGCTTCAACTGGCCGGCGATGCTGTCCGGCGCGGGCGCGATCTGGAGCATCGGCGCGTCGCTCAGCCAGCCGATCTTCCACGGCGGCGCGCTGCTCGCGCAGCGCCGCGCGGCCAAGGAAAGCTACGCGGCCGCCGTCGACCAGTACAAGCAGACCGTGCTCACCGCATTCCAGGACGTCGCCGACTCGCTTGCGGCGCTCGAGCACGACGCGCAGGCGCTCGACGCGTCGGAGCGCGCCGCACTCGCCGCGCGCGGCGCGTATGACGATGCGGCCGCGCGCGTGCGGCTCGGCGCGCTGCCGCCGTCGGCGTCGCGCGCAAGCGAGCTGCAGTACCGCAACGCGCGGCTCGACGAGATTCGCGCGACGGGCGCGCGGCTCGCGGACACCGCGCGGCTGTACCAGGCGATGGGCACGCCGCCCGTCGGCACGGCAGCCGGCCGGCAAGCCCGCGCCGCGATCCCGCACGCTCCGAACGCTCCGGACGCCCCGCCCTCGCCGCAATGA
- a CDS encoding MBL fold metallo-hydrolase, which produces MSVEGFFDPATSTISYLLLDTTSRECALIDSVLDYDPKSGRTRTASADRLLARVGELGATVRWLLETHVHADHLSAAPYLKARVGGAIAIGAQVRRVQHVFGRLFNAGAGFASDGSQFDRLLDDGDVLPLGALSIRALHTPGHTPACMTYCVDDGAQRAAFVGDTLFMPDYGTARCDFPGGDARTLYRSIARVLGLPADTRLYMCHDYPPGGRDVQYVSTVAEQRRANVHVRDGVTEDDFAAMRTARDATLDMPVLMLPSVQVNMRAGHLPEPEDNGVRYLKIPLDAI; this is translated from the coding sequence ATGTCGGTCGAAGGCTTCTTCGACCCGGCGACCAGCACCATCAGTTACCTGCTGCTCGATACGACGAGCCGCGAATGCGCGCTGATCGACAGCGTGCTCGACTACGACCCGAAGTCGGGGCGCACGCGCACCGCCAGCGCCGACCGGCTGCTTGCGCGCGTCGGCGAGCTCGGCGCGACGGTGCGCTGGCTGCTGGAGACGCACGTGCACGCCGACCACCTGTCGGCGGCGCCGTACCTGAAGGCGCGCGTCGGCGGCGCGATCGCAATCGGCGCGCAGGTGCGGCGCGTGCAGCATGTGTTCGGCCGGCTGTTCAATGCGGGCGCCGGCTTCGCGAGCGACGGCAGCCAGTTCGACCGGCTGCTCGACGACGGCGACGTGCTGCCGCTCGGCGCATTGTCGATCCGCGCGCTGCACACGCCCGGCCACACGCCCGCGTGCATGACCTACTGCGTCGACGACGGCGCGCAACGCGCCGCGTTCGTCGGCGACACGCTGTTCATGCCCGACTACGGCACCGCGCGCTGCGACTTCCCCGGCGGCGACGCGCGCACGCTGTACCGGTCGATCGCGCGCGTGCTCGGCCTGCCCGCCGACACGCGCCTCTACATGTGCCACGACTACCCGCCCGGCGGCCGCGACGTGCAGTACGTGAGCACCGTCGCCGAGCAGCGGCGCGCGAACGTGCACGTGCGCGACGGCGTGACCGAGGACGACTTCGCCGCGATGCGCACCGCGCGCGACGCGACGCTCGACATGCCGGTGCTGATGCTGCCGTCGGTGCAGGTCAACATGCGCGCGGGCCACCTGCCCGAACCCGAAGACAACGGCGTGCGCTACCTGAAGATCCCGCTCGACGCGATCTGA
- a CDS encoding ABC transporter permease subunit, whose protein sequence is MKPNRILQFAVLLAGFAFLYIPIVSLIVYSFNESKLVTVWSGFSFRWYSALVDDDELLTAAWLSLKIGLMTATASVVIGTWAGFVLARMGRFRGFALFSGMINAPLVIPEVIQGISLLLLFIELGKWIGWPAERGIFTIWLGHVMLCISYVAIIVQSRVRELDPSLEEAALDLGATPLKVFFAVTLPLISQALIAGWLLSFTLSIDDLVLSAFLSGPGSTTLPLVVFSRVRLGLNPEMNALATLLIFAVTAGVVIANFVMLRQQRKRMAGFAA, encoded by the coding sequence ATGAAGCCGAATCGTATCCTGCAGTTCGCGGTGCTCCTTGCCGGTTTTGCGTTCCTGTACATCCCGATCGTCAGCCTGATCGTCTATTCGTTCAACGAGTCGAAGCTCGTCACGGTATGGTCCGGCTTTTCGTTCCGCTGGTACTCGGCGCTCGTCGACGACGACGAGCTGCTGACCGCCGCGTGGCTGTCGCTGAAGATCGGCCTCATGACCGCGACCGCGTCGGTCGTGATCGGCACATGGGCCGGTTTCGTGCTCGCGCGGATGGGGCGCTTTCGCGGCTTCGCGCTGTTCAGCGGAATGATCAATGCGCCGCTCGTGATTCCGGAAGTGATCCAGGGGATCTCGCTGCTGCTGCTGTTCATCGAGCTCGGCAAGTGGATCGGCTGGCCGGCCGAGCGCGGCATCTTCACGATCTGGCTCGGCCACGTGATGCTGTGCATCTCGTACGTCGCGATCATCGTGCAGTCGCGCGTGCGCGAGCTGGACCCGTCGCTCGAGGAGGCTGCGCTCGATCTCGGCGCGACGCCGCTCAAGGTGTTCTTCGCGGTCACGCTGCCGCTGATCTCGCAGGCGCTGATCGCCGGCTGGCTGCTGTCGTTCACGCTGTCGATCGACGACCTCGTGCTGTCGGCGTTCCTGTCGGGCCCCGGCTCGACGACGCTGCCGCTCGTCGTGTTCTCGCGCGTGCGGCTCGGCCTGAATCCGGAGATGAATGCGCTCGCGACGCTGCTCATCTTCGCGGTGACGGCCGGCGTCGTGATCGCGAACTTCGTGATGCTGCGCCAGCAACGCAAGCGGATGGCGGGCTTCGCGGCCTGA